Part of the Bacteroidales bacterium genome, ATGATTTTGGCCGCCGGATCTGCGAAAAGCTGAAAGAGCTCATACCCCGTCAACAGTTTGATATTGCCATACAGGCTGCTATAGGGGCGAAAATCATAGCAAGGGAAACCATAAAAGCTGTCCGTAAGGATGTTACAGCTAAGTGTTATGGTGGGGATATTTCGCGTAAACGAAAATTACTTGAAAAACAGAAAAAAGGTAAAAAGCGTATGCGGCAAATCGGAAATGTAGAAGTACCTCAATCTGCATTTTTGGCAGTCCTGAAATTAAATGACTAAATGTCATTCGTGGAAATGATAAGAAAAATCAAAAACCATGAACGATTATAGAAATCTTTCTATAACTTTGTCGTGCCTACATAATAAAAGCGTTGATAAGTAGTTATTTATTATTATATAGGTCAACATTGATCAAGGTGAATGATAAAAGTAACTTTCTTATTGGAAGTCACGTATATATCTTAATAAAGTAAATTGGAATAATGAATTCTCGCAATATATTTTTTGTCATACTCACCATATGTTTTATCTCCACACCTTTGAGTTATGGTCAGAAAAATTCAAAGGTAAAAAAAGCATATGAGGAATTTAGTGCCGGCCACTACAGTTCTGCTGCGGATATGCTGAGAAAGGCTTATTCATCAGTCAAAAATAAAGACGAACAGGCCGCGATCTTATTCAAAATAGGGGAATGCTACAGGCTGACCAGCGAACCTTCCCGTGCGGAGTCGTGGTACATCAAGGCCATCAACAAAGGTTACCAGGATCCGATCGTACATCTATACCTGGCTGATGCAAAAAAGATGAACCAGAAATACGCAGAAGCCAAAGAAGAATACGTCAAATATAAAGAAAAAGCACCCAATGACAGGCGGGCCGACGACGGTATCAAATCTACCGAACTGGCAATTACCTGGATGGAGACCGGGAACGGTTACCAGGTGGAAAATATGAAATTCTTTAATTCACGCCAGAGTGATTATTGCCCTGCATATGCTTCCGATGATTATACCACCGTATATTTTACATCGTCACGCGATGCTGCAACAGGTAAGAATGTTAATGCCGTAACCGGAGAAAGCTTTTCCGATATTTTTGTTTCTAAACTCGACCGGAAAAATGTCTGGAGCCAGCCGGTGCCTATCGATGGAGATGTCAATACCGAAGTAGATGAAGGTATTTGTTCATTTACCCCGGATTTCCGGACCATGTATTTTACCCGTTGCCGGTCTGCCAAAAATAAAGCATGGGGCTGCCAGATTGTCACAGCACAGCTGGTAAATGGCAGATGGACCAAAGAGAAAGCGATCGACATTGCCAATGACAGTGTAGTCATAGCCCATCCGGCTATTTCTCCGGATGAACTGACCTTATATTTTGTTACAGATATGCCTGGTGGACAAGGCGGTAAAGACATCTGGAAAGTGACACGTTCTAATTCCGGTGACAATTGGGGTACTCCTGAAAACCTGGGTCCTACTATCAATACTCCGGGCGATGAAATGTTCCCCTATGTTCATGCCGACGGGACCCTTTATTTCTCATCCAACGGCCATATAGGCCTGGGTGGACTGGATATATTCAAAGCCAGGAATGATGAAGGACAATGGATAGTAGAGAATCTGGGCTATCCGATCAATTCCCCTTCAGATGATTTTGGTATTACTTTCCAGGCTGAATCGGAACAGGGATTCTTCTCTTCGAATCGTACATCCCGCGGTGATGATGATATTTTCGTATTCTCCCTTCCTCCGCTTGCCTTCAACCTGACAGGCGTTGTGGTGGATGAAAAAACAAATGCCGTATTACCTGAATCTACCGTAAAAATTATCAGTAGCGACGGTATTACCAATGAAATGCCGACAGGAGCAGACGGTACATTCAAAATAACATTGAAACCCAATGTCGATTATGTCTTTATTGCTTCAAAGAAAGGGTATCTTAATGGTAAAGAACGTGAAACGACAAAGGGATTGGAACGCAGCAAAGATTTCCGTATCACCATTCCATTGTCTTCGATTGCTAACCCAATTGAATTGACCAACATATTCTATGATTTCGCCAAATGGGATCTTCGTCCCGAATCCATGGTCGCTTTGGATAGGTTAGTAGAAACATTAAATGACAATCCACATATTACCATAGAATTAGGATCGCACACCGACTCTCGTGGTACCATAGCAGATAATGAAGTATTGTCACAACGACGTGCACAATCAGTGGTAGATTACCTCATCCAGAAAGACATAGCTTCTGACCGCCTTACAGCAAAAGGATATGGGGAAGAACATCCTAAGGTGGTAGATGATGAGTTGGCGAAACAATATCCATTCCTGCCTAAAGGAACCCGGTTAACCGAAGAGTTTATCAATTCGCTGACCGATAATAATCAACAGGAAATTGCGCATCAGATCAACCGGCGCACTGAATTTAGAGTACTTCGTACGGATTATAATGAATAAAAAGATGAAATATATTTTTAACTATTTTTAAGAATTATATAAAACGCCTCAATTTTTATGGCATAATTTTTGTTCTTAATATAATAGTTTCATAGTAGCAGTAGTTTTTCTCATAAGTTAGTAGTTGTAAATGTTAGTAATTGAAAAGAGCCGTTCGGGAGAACCGCTCTTTTTTCGTTATATCAGCCTTGTATGTGGGGATTGCTACATTCATACCCCGGATATCAGGAATACTATTTATGTTTTTTCTTTAGTAACTTTTTGGCAGAAACAGCCGCTCCGATAATCCCGGCCTCGTTAAACAGGTCGGCAGGTACTATTTTGGCACGGGATTCAAACGGGATACCGTTTTTCGCTAATTTCTTGGCCAGCCCGCCTCCAATAATAACCAGGTCCGGCCAAAACATTTCTTCAATATAATCAATATATGTTTTAAGCCGTAGCATCCATTCATCCCAGCTCAATTCAAATTTCTTCCGGGCTGCATCGGAAGCCCATTTTTCAGCATCTTCAATCCCTCCGGGCAAGCAAATGTGTCCCCATTCGCAATTCGGAACAAGTTTGCCTTTGGTAAAAAGGGAACATCCTATGCCGGTACCTACGGTCAACATGATCACGACCCCTTTATTTTTCTTTCCGGCACCATATTGCATTTCAGCCATTCCGGCAGCATCAGCATCATTTACAGTAATGCATTTATTATCGGTCCGCTTTTCTATCAACTTTTCAAGGTTCACATCCAGCCAGCCATCATCGATATTGGCCGCGGTTTTGACTATCCCATGCTGCATCACACCCGGAAAGCCGATGCCGATAGGCCCGTTCCATTTCAATTTCTTTGCAATATTCCTGATCACACCCACCACTGCTTCAGGAGTAGATGGATCCGGAGTTGGAAGCCGGTACTTTTCAGTAGTCATTTCCCCTGTTTTAACGTTCACTATAGCACCTTTAATGCCGGAACCTCCAATATCAATACCCAATATAAACTTCGATTTCATAGGATTATTTTTTAGGTTGTATGTTTTATATGATTCAATTATCCTGTTTGATAGAACAAACTTACACTTTTTTTTAAAATAATCATTTTCGAAGTGATCATTCCTGAAATTTTGTTATTCAATCCGGACAATGCGGTTTGGTAAGGTAAAAAGTCTCCGATTTAAGAAAAAGATTATCGCTTTAATTTGTTTTTTATATCAACATTTTTATTACCTTTGCCGCCTCAAAAAGTATATTTTAATAAAAATGGAATCAATCACATTAAAAGCCTCTTTGCGTAAAGAGACCGGAAAAAAATCGTCAAAAGCAATCAGAACAAAGGAATCAGTTCCATGTGTTTTATACGGAGGAAAGGAAAACGTTAATTTTTATGTTGCCGAAGGAGACTTTCGTGGATTGGTTTATACGCCTACAGTATACCTGATCAATCTGGATGTGGATGGAAAAGTCCATAATGTTGTCATCAAGGATTTACAATTTCATCCGGTAACGGACAAATTGTTACACGCCGATTTTTATGAGGTATCAGAAGATAAGCCTCTGGTTATTGAAGTTCCTGTTAAAATCACCGGTTCTTCCATGGGTGTACGTGAAGGGGGAAAATTAGTGGTGGAAAAAAGGAAAATAGCCGTAAAAGGTTTGGTCAAGGATATTCCTGCAGAGATTGCAATTGATATCACAGAATTGGGTATCGGAAAAGCGATCCGCGCCGGGGAAATTGAAGCCAAAAAAATTGAGGTTGTCGTACCCAAAGACACTCCTGTTGTATCTATTCGCACAACCAGAGCAGCGGCAGCAGCGGCAGCAGAAGCTGCTAAACAATAATGATTTAATTGATCAATCATATAAGAAGAACCCCGGAGTCTGATATAGGCTCCGGGGTTCTTCTTATATGATTTGCTCTTAAGTGAATTTTCTTCTTCAATTATTGGAGAATCAGGATTCTCCCGACCTTTATTCGTCCTGCGATCAAGGTCTCCTTCCAGTGGATTGGCCTTTCATTTTCTGGAATTCATACCTCCGGTTGTAACGGAAGAAACGTTCGCTTTGTCCGAAAGTAATCGTCACCATTAACTCATGGGAACCATAAGAATATTTCCGGATACTGCTTAGAGTATGGTCAAAAGCATAACCGAAATGATATTGTTTATACCGGGCCCCGAATAAAAGGCTTACCCCGCCAATATTACCGCCTCCGCCCGTACGATAAGAAAAACCACCCCAGAACTGGTCATAATAATAACCCATGACATTGATATCCAATTGTCCGATACCATGTTCATTCATTTTCCCCTGTAAAGTGGGCATGATATTCCATTCCGGATTCAATTCGAAGATATACCCTCCCATCAAAAGATATTGCCGCTCAATACGGTAGTTTGAACTATTACGTCCGCCAAACATGAGAAATGATTGAAACAGGTTGGATACGGACAGACCAACATAATAATCACGGGTCGTATAGTGTATCCCAAATGAAGCATCGGGAACAAAACTATTTAATTTTGATGCATTGAGGAACATATCATCATCTTCCGTCTCTATTTTACCTCTGTCGATATATAATTGGAACAGGTTAGCTGACAACCCTAATGAAAGTTGTCCGAAACGATCTTCCAGATGGTAAGCATAAGTAAACTGTGCACCTGTTGTACGGATAGGACCTCTTATATCGTTGAACAGGGCTACTCCTACCCCTATATTTTCCGGAGAAAAGAAACCGGAAGTCCCACGCCTGCTCCTGCTTCCAAAAAGGCCTTGACGGGGTAAGCGGGCTTGTCCTGTTAAGGTTTGATTGGTAGGTGAAGCTGAGAAACCGGTCCACTGGTCTTTGATAACCACTCCGACCGATGAAAAGCCATCACTGCCTGCTGCTGCCGGATTCAACAGGAAGCGGTTGAAAAGATATTGTGTAAAAGGCTGGGATTGCTGAGCATTGACTGTAATACAGGACAACAAAACAATAACCGTAGCACTGACAATATAGGTATATATTTTTCTTGAACTCATACTTTCTTTACCGGATAATGGAGATTGTCCCGAGTAGAGGCCTGCTTGATTTTCCATCATTCAAATTAATGACATAATAATATGCCTCCATAGGAAGAACATTACCATTGGTATCACGACCATCCCATGGTTGGGGATAACCTCTGGCCGAAGTAAATACTTTTCTCCCCCAACGGTCGAAAACCTCCACTACCGCATTTGGATACTCACTTAACACCTTTATTTCCCATACATCATTATCTCCGTCCCCATTGGGAGTAAAAGTATTAGGAATCCTAAACAACACCGGCTCCGGTGCTTCTTCGCATGCCAGCACAACCACAGTATCCGATGCCGTACATCCGTCCAGGTCAGCCCGAACCCAATATACTATATTTTCCTTTGTGTCATGTCCTGAAATATCAATAAAAGAAGAGGTACCTGTTTGTCCGGTAGACCAGGTATAAACTGTCCCTTGTGGATTGCGGTTAGGATTAAGGGCATGTAGCCGGAATTCCGGTGTACAGACCATGGTATCTTTTCCTAATGCAACTGTAGGGGTTGGACTTTCAATAACCGTAATAAAATTAGTGATCAAACAACCATTCCAGTCAATTGTCTTTAATTCGTAAGTTCCTGCCTTGGTAATGGTATTATTAATAATGGTATAATCTGCCCATTGATATGCCTGGAAATCTGACTCATTAAACATTATTTCGACTGCGTTTCCATTACATATGGTATATCTGTCCTGGGAAAAAACAGCTTCGGTCCCTACAACGGCTACATCCAGATAGGCCCAATCACCGGCACAACCTGTATCCGTTATTTCCTGAACACCTAACTGATAAGTCCCCCTGTTAAAGCCCCACTGGACAACAATTGAATCAGAATAGGCCTGAAGCAACTGCCCGGCATTACCAGGAACGGTATAGTCGAATACAGTATTTAAACCGACTATTCCCGGATCGCGTGTAGCTTTAAACACGGATTTACTTCCCACGCACACCTTAGTATCCTGCGAATAACCAGAATGTAAGATAGTAGAAAATACCGCTATCAGAAATAATATGTATGAATGTTTGATCAACGTAAACCTTCCTTTGTTCTATTCTTTTATATAAACCTAAGCCCTGCGTTGAAATCCGTCACAGAGCTTAGGATATATATTTCCTGAAAATGAAAGACTAACTAAGATATTTACATATTCCTAACATGTTGCAATTTCTTGGTTGCCGGCTGAGGAGCGACAATCAAAGTGAATTCGCCACTAGGGATATCTGTTCCTGCAACTGCAGCAATTTCAGTCGGATTCAATGCCTTACGGGATATTCTATCCGTCAGTTTGGTAATGGTAACTTTATACAGGCCGGCCTGAGTTACATCAACAGGCATTGAATAATTGCCCGCTTTACTTGCTGATGTACCGATTGTTGCATTTTTAGTGGAAGAAGTAGCGCCACTACCGTCAAAATTAGAGAAAGCAAGGGTATATTCTACTTCCCATGCACCAAAACCGGTTAATGCGATGTTATCAATATTAACACTGGTCATTGAAGATGAATAACAGGTGGCTGCCTGAGCCGGAGTGGGCCAGGCTAAAGTCGGTTTGGCTACTATGGTGATATTAGCCAAAGTATCTGCTGCTTCACAAAGGGCAGTACCATTAAATACCGTACGAACATTAGCCCTTAACTTGTAAGTACCGGGAGAAGTGGGCATCTTAACGCTTATCTCATTATTGGTATAATAACCCGAACCCGCAGTAGCTTCAGTGAGCGTGGCTCCGGCTAAATCCAGAATTGTCCAGTTTTGATTCACACCACTCGCATTTTCAAACAACCATTTGTATTGATAAACCAATCCTGTTACAGCTGTCTGTGCCTGTGTCTTATATGGCATACGGCTACCCACTGTCACAGAGTCGATACTTTCACCACCGGTGCTGGTAAAGTCCGTATAATTAGGTGCCTGGGCAAAAGCTCCTGAAGACAACAGGGCTATGGCTGAGACCAAAATACCCGTTTTAAAAATATTTATCGCTTTCATTTTCTTTATTTTATTGAAGGTTATTTTTTCGGTATATGATTATATTATGGATTCAGATTCGGTATATGATAGATCGGACCGGTTTGTGCAGGTTTGATCAGGTTATATACA contains:
- a CDS encoding type IX secretion system membrane protein PorP/SprF, whose protein sequence is MMENQAGLYSGQSPLSGKESMSSRKIYTYIVSATVIVLLSCITVNAQQSQPFTQYLFNRFLLNPAAAGSDGFSSVGVVIKDQWTGFSASPTNQTLTGQARLPRQGLFGSRSRRGTSGFFSPENIGVGVALFNDIRGPIRTTGAQFTYAYHLEDRFGQLSLGLSANLFQLYIDRGKIETEDDDMFLNASKLNSFVPDASFGIHYTTRDYYVGLSVSNLFQSFLMFGGRNSSNYRIERQYLLMGGYIFELNPEWNIMPTLQGKMNEHGIGQLDINVMGYYYDQFWGGFSYRTGGGGNIGGVSLLFGARYKQYHFGYAFDHTLSSIRKYSYGSHELMVTITFGQSERFFRYNRRYEFQKMKGQSTGRRP
- a CDS encoding gliding motility-associated C-terminal domain-containing protein codes for the protein MFKATRDPGIVGLNTVFDYTVPGNAGQLLQAYSDSIVVQWGFNRGTYQLGVQEITDTGCAGDWAYLDVAVVGTEAVFSQDRYTICNGNAVEIMFNESDFQAYQWADYTIINNTITKAGTYELKTIDWNGCLITNFITVIESPTPTVALGKDTMVCTPEFRLHALNPNRNPQGTVYTWSTGQTGTSSFIDISGHDTKENIVYWVRADLDGCTASDTVVVLACEEAPEPVLFRIPNTFTPNGDGDNDVWEIKVLSEYPNAVVEVFDRWGRKVFTSARGYPQPWDGRDTNGNVLPMEAYYYVINLNDGKSSRPLLGTISIIR
- a CDS encoding 50S ribosomal protein L25/general stress protein Ctc; the encoded protein is MESITLKASLRKETGKKSSKAIRTKESVPCVLYGGKENVNFYVAEGDFRGLVYTPTVYLINLDVDGKVHNVVIKDLQFHPVTDKLLHADFYEVSEDKPLVIEVPVKITGSSMGVREGGKLVVEKRKIAVKGLVKDIPAEIAIDITELGIGKAIRAGEIEAKKIEVVVPKDTPVVSIRTTRAAAAAAAEAAKQ
- a CDS encoding OmpA family protein produces the protein MNSRNIFFVILTICFISTPLSYGQKNSKVKKAYEEFSAGHYSSAADMLRKAYSSVKNKDEQAAILFKIGECYRLTSEPSRAESWYIKAINKGYQDPIVHLYLADAKKMNQKYAEAKEEYVKYKEKAPNDRRADDGIKSTELAITWMETGNGYQVENMKFFNSRQSDYCPAYASDDYTTVYFTSSRDAATGKNVNAVTGESFSDIFVSKLDRKNVWSQPVPIDGDVNTEVDEGICSFTPDFRTMYFTRCRSAKNKAWGCQIVTAQLVNGRWTKEKAIDIANDSVVIAHPAISPDELTLYFVTDMPGGQGGKDIWKVTRSNSGDNWGTPENLGPTINTPGDEMFPYVHADGTLYFSSNGHIGLGGLDIFKARNDEGQWIVENLGYPINSPSDDFGITFQAESEQGFFSSNRTSRGDDDIFVFSLPPLAFNLTGVVVDEKTNAVLPESTVKIISSDGITNEMPTGADGTFKITLKPNVDYVFIASKKGYLNGKERETTKGLERSKDFRITIPLSSIANPIELTNIFYDFAKWDLRPESMVALDRLVETLNDNPHITIELGSHTDSRGTIADNEVLSQRRAQSVVDYLIQKDIASDRLTAKGYGEEHPKVVDDELAKQYPFLPKGTRLTEEFINSLTDNNQQEIAHQINRRTEFRVLRTDYNE
- a CDS encoding ROK family protein — encoded protein: MKSKFILGIDIGGSGIKGAIVNVKTGEMTTEKYRLPTPDPSTPEAVVGVIRNIAKKLKWNGPIGIGFPGVMQHGIVKTAANIDDGWLDVNLEKLIEKRTDNKCITVNDADAAGMAEMQYGAGKKNKGVVIMLTVGTGIGCSLFTKGKLVPNCEWGHICLPGGIEDAEKWASDAARKKFELSWDEWMLRLKTYIDYIEEMFWPDLVIIGGGLAKKLAKNGIPFESRAKIVPADLFNEAGIIGAAVSAKKLLKKKHK